One window of Dysidea avara chromosome 11, odDysAvar1.4, whole genome shotgun sequence genomic DNA carries:
- the LOC136239639 gene encoding uncharacterized protein: MTAVNDSTVSTEEKGEDTEKNDEPANTVFSSPYWLSIEEVEAKGVPRSEAEAYRRFVYKQSFALDTWYDGNLKGHTFETEFVELTTAEIDAMVRGSQFLDMEKSLTDDQQVALVELEKKLDTAIKKFGGVGAFVKLSTRSPKDAIFYRNDVDFITEVRLAVINEMEVEGQMAKASFQRVHSFRKTNKIRLKEGENPENDSSIPKALRQQKTDSEDETFSASLTPKEPLKNAALRAFTRVMSTKNQATSGKEAMYLLRHSLRVKEDLQQIYNCNQIAGMNVSISVRKWNPDIARYPGMEFRGFVYNNELNAVSQYDDVVYYSNVTRHKEVICTRIKAFFEQHVKEALQEHKNYVVDFFVGPSNVYIIEINPFHNGAGACLFTWREHREIFMNGPFEFRVVQSPRDDCLTVLHANWQSQLESIVMQKSQPPRRRCTIL, translated from the coding sequence ATGACAGCGGTAAATGATTCGACCGTTTCTACAGAAGAGAAGGGTGAGGACACCGAAAAAAATGACGAACCGGCAAACACTGTATTTTCCAGCCCTTACTGGTTGTCAATAGAAGAGGTTGAAGCGAAAGGAGTACCTCGAAGTGAAGCGGAAGCTTACAGACGGTTTGTTTACAAACAATCATTTGCCTTGGACACATGGTATGATGGGAACTTAAAGGGGCACACGTTTGAAACTGAGTTTGTAGAGCTTACTACGGCAGAAATTGATGCCATGGTGAGAGGATCCCAATTCTTGGACATGGAGAAATCTTTGACAGATGATCAACAAGTCGCGTTAGTTGAGTTAGAGAAGAAATTAGATACAGCCATCAAGAAGTTTGGGGGCGTTGGGGCCTTTGTTAAATTGAGTACAAGAAGCCCAAAGGATGCGATCTTTTACAGAAACGATGTTGACTTTATTACTGAGGTCCGTTTAGCGGTTATTAATGAGATGGAGGTTGAAGGACAAATGGCGAAAGCCTCATTCCAACGAGTGCATTCATTTAGGAAGACAAACAAAATTCGACTCAAGGAAGGAGAGAATCCTGAAAATGATAGTTCAATTCCTAAAGCACTACGTCAACAGAAGACTGATTCAGAAGATGAAACCTTCTCAGCAAGCTTAACACCCAAAGAACCACTGAAGAATGCTGCACTTAGAGCATTCACTCGAGTCATGTCAACCAAGAATCAAGCAACAAGTGGTAAAGAAGCAATGTATTTGTTGAGGCATAGCCTAAGAGTAAAGGAAGACCTACAACAGATTTACAATTGTAATCAAATTGCCGGAATGAATGTCAGTATAAGTGTGAGGAAATGGAATCCAGACATAGCTCGTTATCCAGGAATGGAGTTTCGTGGCTTTGTGTACAACAACGAATTAAACGCTGTCTCGCAGTACGATGATGTCGTCTACTATTCCAATGTAACAAGACACAAGGAGGTTATTTGTACCAGAATTAAAGCCTTCTTTGAACAGCATGTGAAAGAAGCTTTACAAGAGCATAAAAACTATGTAGTGGATTTTTTTGTTGGTCCAAGTAATGTTTACATAATAGAGATAAATCCATTCCACAATGGAGCAGGGGCCTGTTTATTCACTTGGCGTGAGCACCGAGAAATATTTATGAATGGACCATTTGAGTTCAGAGTTGTTCAATCACCAAGAGATGACTGTCTTACAGTGTTACATGCTAACTGGCAAAGTCAGTTGGAATCAATTGTGATGCAAAAATCACAACCACCAAGAAGACGCTGTACCATATTGTAA
- the LOC136239640 gene encoding tudor domain-containing protein 3-like isoform X2, which translates to MTELGVKSALSKEGWSLSEKGYDACTSACAEKKTPPGLFTSLHEVALNQDLRAIGSKCLSDTIPRGVPQEVQSPVILQVQKIINIASPSCQQNEGGTRLLKLQLTDGYIYCNALEIKHTPQLNLSVPPGTKLKITSNVMARNGFLLLTPSVVKVLGGHVEHMVEKWKASKIITQRGKVARGEGPPAFVPFSEVTSKRQHTTKSSDQPKGKQTTKPTPLSQKQAQQEYETRPSFKATKETAVQPKIHQSKGSTLSHKQAGDRQQQQYDKPRPYHDKEYHDRQPQHNHGGGKSQGRFQHHFGNHERPHQHERYHGKPPRDRPHNPQYTRTTKDNSHGQPLSDFLPTTFHSGEEYFPPLSHSKVPSQPQHGMKNEPHKPMLAWDAPQGPITGGSVPFSAKQMK; encoded by the exons ATGACGGAGTTAGGCGTAAAAAGTGCGTTAAGCAAAGAAGGCTG GAGTCTAAGCGAGAAAGGTTACGATGCTTGTACAAGCGCATGCGCGGAAAAGAAAACCCCACCTGGTCTTTTCACCTCTCTTCATGAAGTCGCATTAAAC CAAGATCTGAGGGCAATTGGCAGCAAGTGCTTATCTGATACAATACCAAGGGGAGTTCCCCAAGAG GTGCAGTCACCAGTTATACTGCAAGTACAGAAGATCATTAACATTGCATCGCCATCTTGCCAACAAAACGAGGGTGGTACTCGTTTGTTAAAGTTACAACTCACAGATGGATACATTTACTGTAATGCTCTTGAAATAAAGCATACTCCTCAGCTAAA TTTGTCTGTTCCACCTGGAACAAAGCTGAAGATTACATCAAATGTGATGGCCAGAAATGGTTTCCTTTTATTGACTCCATCAGTGGTTAAGGTATTAGGCGGCCATGTTGAGCACATGGTTGAGAAATGGAAGGCTAGTAAG ATTATCACACAAAGGGGTAAAGTTGCCAGAGGTGAAGGCCCCCCAGCATTTGTACCATTTAGTGAAGTTACCAGCAAGCGACAACACACTACCAAATCTTCTGACCAACCTAAAGGCAAGCAGACTACCAAGCCAACTCCTCTCAGCCAAAAGCAAGCACAGCAAGAATATGAAACTAGGCCGTCTTTTAAAGCAACCAAAGAGACTGCAGTTCAACCTAAGATTCACCAATCTAAAGGATCTACCCTGTCCCATAAGCAAGCTGGTGATAGACAGCAGCAGCAGTACGATAAGCCACGACCCTACCATGATAAGGAATACCATGATAGACAGCCACAGCACAACCATGGAGGTGGCAAATCTCAGGGAAGGTTTCAACATCATTTTGGAAACCATGAGAGACCACATCAACATGAACGTTATCACGGAAAACCACCAAGGGACCGACCACATAACCCACAATACACAAGAACTACAAAAGACAATTCACATGGACAACCTTTATCAGATTTTCTACCCACTACATTTCATAGTGGGGAGGAATATTTTCCACCTCTCTCACATTCTAAAGTTCCCTCACAGCCTCAACATGGAATGAAAAATGAGCCCCATAAGCCAATGTTAGCATGGGATGCCCCACAGGGACCAATCACTGGTGGAAGTGTACCATTTAGTGCTAAGCAGATGAAATGA
- the LOC136239640 gene encoding tudor domain-containing protein 3-like isoform X1, which yields MTELGVKSALSKEGWSLSEKGYDACTSACAEKKTPPGLFTSLHEVALNQDLRAIGSKCLSDTIPRGVPQEVQSPVILQVQKIINIASPSCQQNEGGTRLLKLQLTDGYIYCNALEIKHTPQLKLVRLYLLYLMFSVLSSLSVPPGTKLKITSNVMARNGFLLLTPSVVKVLGGHVEHMVEKWKASKIITQRGKVARGEGPPAFVPFSEVTSKRQHTTKSSDQPKGKQTTKPTPLSQKQAQQEYETRPSFKATKETAVQPKIHQSKGSTLSHKQAGDRQQQQYDKPRPYHDKEYHDRQPQHNHGGGKSQGRFQHHFGNHERPHQHERYHGKPPRDRPHNPQYTRTTKDNSHGQPLSDFLPTTFHSGEEYFPPLSHSKVPSQPQHGMKNEPHKPMLAWDAPQGPITGGSVPFSAKQMK from the exons ATGACGGAGTTAGGCGTAAAAAGTGCGTTAAGCAAAGAAGGCTG GAGTCTAAGCGAGAAAGGTTACGATGCTTGTACAAGCGCATGCGCGGAAAAGAAAACCCCACCTGGTCTTTTCACCTCTCTTCATGAAGTCGCATTAAAC CAAGATCTGAGGGCAATTGGCAGCAAGTGCTTATCTGATACAATACCAAGGGGAGTTCCCCAAGAG GTGCAGTCACCAGTTATACTGCAAGTACAGAAGATCATTAACATTGCATCGCCATCTTGCCAACAAAACGAGGGTGGTACTCGTTTGTTAAAGTTACAACTCACAGATGGATACATTTACTGTAATGCTCTTGAAATAAAGCATACTCCTCAGCTAAAGTTAGTTAGACTATATCTATTGTATCTGATGTTTTCTGTATTGTCTAGTTTGTCTGTTCCACCTGGAACAAAGCTGAAGATTACATCAAATGTGATGGCCAGAAATGGTTTCCTTTTATTGACTCCATCAGTGGTTAAGGTATTAGGCGGCCATGTTGAGCACATGGTTGAGAAATGGAAGGCTAGTAAG ATTATCACACAAAGGGGTAAAGTTGCCAGAGGTGAAGGCCCCCCAGCATTTGTACCATTTAGTGAAGTTACCAGCAAGCGACAACACACTACCAAATCTTCTGACCAACCTAAAGGCAAGCAGACTACCAAGCCAACTCCTCTCAGCCAAAAGCAAGCACAGCAAGAATATGAAACTAGGCCGTCTTTTAAAGCAACCAAAGAGACTGCAGTTCAACCTAAGATTCACCAATCTAAAGGATCTACCCTGTCCCATAAGCAAGCTGGTGATAGACAGCAGCAGCAGTACGATAAGCCACGACCCTACCATGATAAGGAATACCATGATAGACAGCCACAGCACAACCATGGAGGTGGCAAATCTCAGGGAAGGTTTCAACATCATTTTGGAAACCATGAGAGACCACATCAACATGAACGTTATCACGGAAAACCACCAAGGGACCGACCACATAACCCACAATACACAAGAACTACAAAAGACAATTCACATGGACAACCTTTATCAGATTTTCTACCCACTACATTTCATAGTGGGGAGGAATATTTTCCACCTCTCTCACATTCTAAAGTTCCCTCACAGCCTCAACATGGAATGAAAAATGAGCCCCATAAGCCAATGTTAGCATGGGATGCCCCACAGGGACCAATCACTGGTGGAAGTGTACCATTTAGTGCTAAGCAGATGAAATGA
- the LOC136239638 gene encoding syntaxin-binding protein 4-like, which translates to MVDVLRPSPLASAPIDLLGAPTFSSINSYTTDSQGTSVTDERGVRISIHGCKNGLGIKIVDGINILKSVCGIFVKEVLPGSLAEKDGQLHVGDQLLEVNGVNLIGVSREDCRKIMEGCTASNQLSLLVARDLRSREEFNRLSISLGNMPDQLYKSSEPYSHSGLTADPLADNYRLSTISALTNDTARKSRTSSTISTGSASLTQVSDISDDTRPNISSSNRSSFRDPASTTDVIVEIPSDTNINKPRQPLFSGIQGIQSGIPPYLHSSDDDSPPPPPPSTAPPPLDEMDTELIQPKKRLPTDAEVAMAGISSTIAALANKVPKLESAESESVGTVTIAKQSTLGITIRGGTNKPEGPHIYIDRVISGLDVANDGNLMPGDRLITVNGESMEGITKEHALRVLAQLKLKHNVKDYEITYGRKEKLPSMISSDKRLMAMMASPMTTSTAQAISPSTIGQPTTLYTSSMFDSPDGPTDDQMTSPTSVTRTNMSEVAPIPTSSGEVGWQRTSENEVEMRRKNLMIKQDSYKRLTVDPRKKITFNKLIMAMEYMGHKISETDQESMQQQLGIETGGKVAFQDFADLVKKMFEFKLDMSMMEPTFLMGGIERKDSMEFPPLRKNSSGRWTGSSDTSTQSAKEDSPRMSQDAELERMRQHLHEEGQRKEEERQKQASIATQTISKEDFLRMQTALREKEQYCSQLEMQVEYLTKEVVDLRNQNQLYLTQLDTAEKEAKKKQHQLEEKLRNERRLREERSELPSDVEELRKRLAVLDCELRKEQNTSRRYQVTTERLTQLSESVQEALAGSETGVILYHPRGTPAQRGDPVTGNPRPPHYLSKHSRHTNVTLGQEVKETLVAVKKLLDHQPLPHGWEETYTEDGLKFYINHQKQVTSWVNPLTRVSAGVNQGSRPSSRATSRASSHASITTPPQQ; encoded by the exons ATGGTGGATGTTTTGAGACCTAGTCCGCTAGCCTCCGCGCCAATCGATCTAC TTGGTGCTCCAACCTTCTCCTCTATTAATTCATACACCACTGACTCACAGGGGACCAG TGTAACTGATGAAAGAGGTGTCAGGATTAGCATACATGGCTGTAAAAATGGGCTAG GGATTAAAATAGTAGATGGCATCAATATTTTGAAATCAGTCTGTGGGATTTTTGTGAAGGAAGTTTTACCTGGTAGTCTTGCTGAGAAAGATG GACAACTACATGTTGGTGACCAATTACTGGAAGTGAATGGAGTCAATCTGATTGGAGTGTCTCGTGAAGA CTGCAGAAAAATAATGGAAGGATGTACAGCATCTAATCAACTAAGTCTACTAGTGGCAAGGGACCTACGATCAAG GGAAGAGTTCAACCGATTATCCATTTCATTAGGGAACATGCCTGACCAACTGTATAAATCAAGTG AACCATATAGTCATAGTGGGTTGACTGCTGATCCATTAGCCGACAACTATCGCTTGTCTACCATAAGTGCCTTAACTAATGATACTGCTCGCAAGTCAAGAACAAGTTCAACAATTAGTACTGGTTCAGCATCCCTCACACAAGTGTCTGACATCAGTGATGACACAAGGCCTAATATCAGTAGCAGTAATAGAAGTTCTTTCAGAGACCCAGCCTCAACCACTGACGTAATTGTGGAGATACCGTCAGATACAAACATTAACAAACCTCGACAACCACTTTTCTCTGGCATACAAGGTATACAGTCTGGCATACCTCCATATCTACATTCCAGTGATGATGACtccccaccaccaccaccaccctcAACTGCCCCTCCACCTTTAGATGAAATGGACACAG AACTTATACAACCAAAGAAGAGATTACCAACAGATGCTGAGGTGGCTATGGCAGGGATCAGCAGTACCATTGCTGCTCTAGCTAACAAGGTTCCTAAATTGGAGTCAGCAGAATCTGAAAGTGTAGGAACTGTGACTATTGCTAAACAATCTACTCTTGGTATCACGATACGAGGAGGAACAAATAAACCAGAAGGACCACATATTTACATTGATAGAGTTATTTCTGGGCTGGACGTTGCTAAT GATGGTAACTTAATGCCTGGTGATAGACTGATTACTGTTAATGGAGAGTCTATGGAAGGAATCACTAAGGAACATGCATTGAGGGTTTTGGCTCAGCTAAAGCTGAA ACATAATGTTAAAGATTATGAGATCACATATGGCAGAAAAGAAAAATTACCATCAATGATCTCTTCAGATAAGAGACTGATGGCAATGATGGCATCCCCAATGACAACATCAACAGCACAGGCA ATTTCACCATCCACAATCGGCCAGCCTACCACACTTTATACCAGTTCCATGTTTGATTCACCAGACGGTCCTACTGATGACCAGATGACCTCACCCACCTCAGTAACTCGGACTAACATGTCTGAGGTTGCTCCAATTCCCACATCTAGTGGTGAAGTAGGATGGCAGCGTACCAGCGAAAATGAGGTAGAAATGAGACGCAAAAACTTAATGATAAAACAAG ATTCTTACAAGCGTCTTACGGTTGATCCCAGAAAGAAAATAACCTTCAATAAATTAATCATG GCTATGGAGTATATGGGTCATAAGATTTCTGAGACTGACCAGGAGAGTATGCAGCAACAGCTTGGTATTGAGACTGGAGGAAAAGTGGCCTTTCAGGATTTTGCTGATTTGGTTAAGAAAATGTTTGAGTTCAAATTAGACATGTCAATGATGGAGCCTACTTTTCTGATGGGAGGCATTGAAAGAAAAGATAGCATGGAATTTCCACCTCTCAGAAAA AATTCTTCTGGCAGATGGACAGGGAGTAGTGATACATCAACACAGTCAGCTAAAGAGGATTCACCTCGTATGAGTCAAGATGCTGAGTTGGAGAGAATGAGACAACATCTACACGAGGAAGGACAACGAAAGGAAGAAGAACGTCAAAAACAAGCCAGTATTGCTACTCAGACTATCTCCAAAGAAGACTTTCTAAGGATGCAG ACTGCTTTAAGAGAAAAAGAACAATATTGCAGTCAACTTGAAATGCAAGTCGAGTACCTAACAAAG GAAGTGGTGGATTTAAGAAATCAAAACCAATTATATTTGACACAGCTGGATACTGCTGAAAAAGAAGCTAAAAAGAAGCAACATCAATTGGAAGAA AAGTTACGTAACGAAAGACGTTTACGGGAAGAGCGCTCAGAGTTACCATCT gACGTTGAAGAGCTACGTAAACGATTGGCTGTCCTTGACTGTGAACTTCGTAAAGAACAAAACACAAGCAGAAGATATCAAGTGACCACAGAACGCCTAACGCAACTATCTGAG AGTGTACAAGAAGCATTAGCTGGCTCAGAGACAGGTGTAATCCTCTACCACCCTCGAGGTACACCTGCTCAAAGAGGAGACCCAGTGACCGGAAACCCTCGACCACCACATTATTTATCAAAGCATTCACGACACACAAACGTGACTTTAGGACAAGAAGTAAAGGAAACTCTAGTAGCTGTCAAGAAGCTGCTAGATCATCAAC CATTACCTCACGGATGGGAAGAAACTTACACTGAAGATGGACTAAAATTTTACATTAA TCACCAAAAGCAGGTGACGTCTTGGGTGAATCCTTTGACACGAGTTTCTGCTGGAGTCAATCAGGGCAGCCGGCCCTCATCAAGAGCAACGAGTAGAGCAAGCAGCCATGCCTCCATTACCACACCCCCACAGCAATGA